The DNA region TAAGGTTGAGGCCCGTGCCGCCAGCTTTCAGCGACACAAGCAAGACCGGCGGTCCGCCCTCGCTTTGAAAGGTCGCCACGACCTCGCCGCGATCACGCGTCTGGCCGTCGAGCCGTCCGAAGGCGATGCCGGCCTTGGTGAGGTGCGGTTCAACGAGGTCCAAGAAGCTGGTCCACTGAGAAAACACGAGCGCCTTGTGCCCGTCCGCCGCCGCCTCCGAGAGCGCCTCCATAAGGCGCTCGATCTTGGAGGAGCCATCGGCCTTTTGCCCCGGGACCAGAGCCGAGTGACACGACGCTTGCCGCAAGCGCAAAAGCGCTTCGAGCGCCTGCAGCACGCCACCCCCGCCCTCCTTTGCGAGTCGCTCCACGACGTCGCGCTTGGTAGCCGCGCGGACGGCGTCGTAGACACTGCGCTCTTCCGCATCGAGCTCGACGTGCAAGACGACCTCGGTGCGCGGCGGAAGCTCCTTCAGCACGTCCTTCTTCAGCCGGCGCATCACGAAGGGGCGAATCTTCGTGCGAAGCCGCTCGGCCGCACCTTGGTCGCCGGCCGCGACGGGACCCGCGATGCGATCTTGAAAGTCAGCCCGGCCCCCGAGGAGCCCCGGATTGGCAAAGTGCATCAGGCTCCAAAGCTCCTCCAAGCGGTTCTCCACCGGCGTGCCGCTCAAGGCCACGCGGAACGCGCCTCGCAACCGAAACGCCGCCCGCGCCGTTTGGCTCGACTCGTTCTTGATGGCCTGGGCCTCGTCGAGGACCACCATGTCGAAGGGCACCTTCTCGAGTTCGTCGATGTCGAGCCGCACGACGGCGTACGTCGTCAACATCACGTCGAAGGACGCGTCGAGTTCGCGCTTCTGCCCGTGGTAGATGCCCACCCTCAAGGACGGCCGAAACCGCGTTAGCTCGTCGGCCCAGTTGTAGACGACGCTCTTGGGACAAACGACGAGGATGCGCCCCTTGAGCGCGGCGATGGTCTGTACGGTCTTGCCGAGGCCCATGTCGTCGGCGAGCAGCGCGCCGAGCCCCGCGTCGCGCAAGAAGCAGAGCCAATCGATGCCCGTCTGCTGGTAGTCGCGCAACTCGGCGTTCAGGTCTTTCGGAAGCGTCGCGCGAGGAATGGCACCGCCGCCAGCGAACAGCGGTGCGAGGCGAGCGAGCTCCGGCGGCGGTGGCATGTCGAGCGCTTGGCAGAGGGCGCCGAGCTCGGGAAGCGCAGCCGTGCGAACGCGCTTCTCAGCGTCCCGCGCCGCGAGCAGATCCGCGATGCGCGAGGCGTGTTTGGCCAAGAAGTCGCGCGGCAAGGCGGCCCAGGCTCCGCCCCCGATGGGCACGAGCTCGAGCCCGTCGCGGTAGGCGCGGAGCACCGCCTGCGCGTCCACGGAGTGAGCCCGCCCCCGCGGCTCCGCGCCTTCGACCTCGAAGGACACGTCGAAGGTGTCGCCCTGTACCACCACGCGCGGCACAAGCGCGACGCTTCCTTGCTCGCTGGCCTCGGCCCCTTGAAACTTGCGGACGAGGCCACCCATGCGAATGGCGTCTGCGCCGTCGTAGTTCACGCGCCGGCCGAAGACGAGGTTGAGCTGCTCCTTCAGGCGGAGCGCCAAGTCATGCTCTTCTTCGGGCCGACGGTCAGGCACGACGTTGCCGAACAACGTCAACACGTCGCCATCGACGCGCGCCACCGGCGGGTCGCCGTACACGAGCAGCGGCAGCACGCTCAGCGCGTGGCCGTGATCGCCAAGATCGAGGATCACGCGAGGCCGAAGGCGCTTGTCGGTACGCGCCACGCGCTTGGTCTGCACGTCGACGAGCATCGTGCGCTCGAGTTGCGGGAGGATCTCCGCGAGCTCGGCGGGCCCCTTGGCGCGCTT from Myxococcales bacterium includes:
- a CDS encoding DEAD/DEAH box helicase; amino-acid sequence: MSMLDVVRKACLPAVWSQGAKLAREGSVQGTATAGEFRVRAPGFALALTVTLYPDDEEWSCDCAGKVDPCAHVAAAAIADAQGTATSADAGSAAGVSAPAAGRVAYRLSVKERRLTVSRFLVDRGGTANKLVGSLSTMVARGKLPPGLEPTHDDLRLDRVFGETTREDVPLVHLKNVLEALAAASDVSFEGAPVRTSGETVAPRATVVDDGAGFVVRIERDPAIEAVVAMGVVRVAGVFRPIAEGDLTGEWLERLPLSKRAKGPAELAEILPQLERTMLVDVQTKRVARTDKRLRPRVILDLGDHGHALSVLPLLVYGDPPVARVDGDVLTLFGNVVPDRRPEEEHDLALRLKEQLNLVFGRRVNYDGADAIRMGGLVRKFQGAEASEQGSVALVPRVVVQGDTFDVSFEVEGAEPRGRAHSVDAQAVLRAYRDGLELVPIGGGAWAALPRDFLAKHASRIADLLAARDAEKRVRTAALPELGALCQALDMPPPPELARLAPLFAGGGAIPRATLPKDLNAELRDYQQTGIDWLCFLRDAGLGALLADDMGLGKTVQTIAALKGRILVVCPKSVVYNWADELTRFRPSLRVGIYHGQKRELDASFDVMLTTYAVVRLDIDELEKVPFDMVVLDEAQAIKNESSQTARAAFRLRGAFRVALSGTPVENRLEELWSLMHFANPGLLGGRADFQDRIAGPVAAGDQGAAERLRTKIRPFVMRRLKKDVLKELPPRTEVVLHVELDAEERSVYDAVRAATKRDVVERLAKEGGGGVLQALEALLRLRQASCHSALVPGQKADGSSKIERLMEALSEAAADGHKALVFSQWTSFLDLVEPHLTKAGIAFGRLDGQTRDRGEVVATFQSEGGPPVLLVSLKAGGTGLNLTAADHVFLLDPWWNPAVEDQAADRAHRIGQDRPVMVYRLVAKDTVEERMLSLMEKKRALAGAALSGAEARGVVTKDDLLALLD